From Mycolicibacterium cosmeticum, a single genomic window includes:
- a CDS encoding SDR family NAD(P)-dependent oxidoreductase yields the protein MGSLFFGRRWTEADVPDQTGKIAIVTGANTGLGFETARVLAARGARVVIAVRDTAKGAAAAAKIPGDVTVQKLDLGSLASIREAAGQLRDEFDKIDLLINNAGVMYPPKQTTADGFELQFGTNHLGPFALTGLLLDRLLPVAGSRVVAVASIAHRIQAGIHFDDLQWERSYNRVAAYGQSKLSNLLFTYELQRRLSSHHNATIAVAAHPGISNTELMRHTPGNELPGVATLTGLVTNSAQVGALATLRAATDPAVRGGQYYGPAFPVASFGLIGHPELVTSTDQSHDVELARRLWTVSEELTGVTFPV from the coding sequence ATGGGGAGCCTGTTCTTCGGACGCCGCTGGACCGAGGCCGACGTGCCCGACCAGACCGGCAAGATCGCGATCGTCACCGGCGCCAACACCGGGCTGGGGTTCGAAACCGCGCGGGTGCTGGCCGCCCGCGGTGCCCGCGTCGTCATCGCGGTGCGCGACACCGCCAAGGGGGCCGCCGCGGCGGCCAAGATCCCGGGCGACGTCACGGTGCAGAAGCTGGATCTGGGATCGCTGGCCTCAATCCGCGAGGCGGCCGGCCAGCTGCGCGACGAATTCGACAAGATCGATCTGCTGATCAACAACGCCGGCGTGATGTACCCGCCCAAGCAGACCACCGCCGACGGGTTCGAGCTGCAGTTCGGCACCAACCACCTGGGCCCGTTCGCGCTGACCGGCCTGCTGCTGGATCGTCTTCTGCCCGTTGCGGGTTCGCGCGTGGTGGCGGTGGCCAGCATCGCCCACCGGATCCAGGCCGGCATCCATTTCGACGATCTGCAGTGGGAACGCAGCTACAACCGGGTGGCCGCGTACGGCCAGTCCAAGCTGTCCAATCTGCTGTTCACCTACGAGCTGCAGCGCCGGCTCTCCTCGCATCACAACGCGACCATCGCGGTGGCCGCCCATCCCGGGATCTCCAACACCGAACTGATGCGGCACACCCCCGGCAACGAGCTGCCCGGCGTCGCCACCCTCACCGGGCTGGTCACCAACAGCGCGCAGGTAGGCGCTCTGGCGACCCTGCGCGCCGCGACCGATCCGGCCGTGCGCGGTGGCCAGTACTACGGCCCGGCCTTCCCGGTCGCGTCGTTCGGGCTCATCGGCCATCCCGAACTGGTCACCTCGACCGACCAGTCGCACGATGTCGAGCTGGCGCGCCGGCTGTGGACGGTCTCGGAGGAACTCACCGGCGTGACGTTCCCGGTCTGA
- a CDS encoding HAD-IIA family hydrolase, producing MAIGGVLFDIDGVLVTSWQPIPGAAEALQALSANQIARSYLTNTTTRTRRQIADLLTAAGMAVAPDEVVTSALLTAEYVRDRYPGARCFLVNSGDIAEDMAGVDIVYSHQFTGPAAPETPDVVLLGGAGPEYSHLTLSWVYDWMAQGVPVVAMHRSTAWTTTDGLRVDTGMYLIGMEETSGRKATAVGKPAPQGFLAAANRLGVDPEEMYMVGDDLNNDVLAAQVVGMTGVLVRTGKFRQATLDRWAADDFAMQPNRVIDSVADLPELLGL from the coding sequence ATGGCGATCGGTGGCGTGCTGTTCGATATCGACGGTGTCCTGGTGACGTCGTGGCAACCGATTCCCGGCGCGGCCGAGGCGCTGCAGGCGCTTTCGGCGAACCAGATCGCCCGCAGCTACCTGACCAACACCACCACCCGCACCCGTCGGCAGATCGCCGACCTGCTCACCGCGGCCGGCATGGCCGTCGCGCCCGACGAGGTGGTGACCTCGGCGCTGCTCACCGCGGAGTACGTGCGGGACCGCTATCCCGGCGCCCGGTGTTTCCTGGTGAACAGCGGGGACATCGCCGAGGACATGGCGGGCGTGGACATCGTCTACTCGCATCAGTTCACCGGGCCTGCGGCGCCGGAGACCCCGGATGTCGTGCTGCTCGGCGGCGCGGGCCCGGAATACAGCCACCTGACCCTGAGCTGGGTGTACGACTGGATGGCCCAGGGCGTGCCGGTGGTGGCGATGCACCGCAGCACCGCGTGGACCACCACCGACGGACTGCGGGTGGACACCGGGATGTACCTGATCGGGATGGAGGAGACATCCGGGCGCAAGGCCACCGCGGTCGGTAAGCCGGCCCCGCAGGGTTTCCTGGCCGCCGCGAACCGGCTGGGCGTGGACCCCGAGGAGATGTACATGGTCGGCGACGACCTCAACAACGACGTGCTGGCGGCCCAGGTGGTCGGTATGACCGGTGTGCTGGTGCGCACCGGCAAGTTCCGGCAGGCCACCTTGGACCGTTGGGCCGCAGACGATTTCGCCATGCAGCCGAACCGCGTCATCGATTCGGTGGCCGACCTGCCCGAGCTGCTGGGGCTCTAA
- a CDS encoding DEAD/DEAH box helicase: MRPNTVPVSGAAGTPSTQALRGWQRRALVKYLSAKPKDFLAVATPGAGKTTFALRIAGELLSDRTVDQVVVVVPTEHLKTQWSQAASRVGIAIDPKFSNSAGQTSSDYHGIAVTYAQVASHPTRHRVRTENHRTLVIFDEIHHGGDAKSWGDGIREAYSDATHRLALTGTPFRSDDSPIPFVTYETDGAGFQRSQADHVYGYADALADGVVRPVVFMAYSGEARWRDSAGEEHAARLGEPLTAEQTARAWRTALNPAGEWMPAVIAAADTRLQQKRQHVPDAGGMIIATDQTAARAYAKLLTTITGEEPTVVLSDDPTASNKISQFSESTSRWMVAVRMVSEGVDVPRLAVGVYATSASTPLFFAQAIGRFVRSRRPGETASIFLPSVPNLLQLASEMEEQRNHVLGKPHREKDGLDDELLEDAEKRKDEKSDLDRGFEYLGAEAELDQVIFEGSSFGTSTPAGSEEEADYLGIPGLLDTDQMRDLLRRRQDEQLQKRTASGAPPPQTTHNQLRDLRRELNVLVSALHHRTGRPHGWIHNELRRRRGGPPVAAATREQLQERIDAVREMQRELSGG, from the coding sequence GTGCGGCCTAACACGGTGCCGGTTTCCGGCGCGGCCGGGACGCCCAGCACCCAGGCTTTGCGGGGCTGGCAACGTCGGGCATTGGTGAAGTATCTGTCCGCCAAGCCCAAGGATTTCCTGGCTGTCGCGACCCCCGGCGCCGGCAAGACCACCTTCGCCCTGCGCATCGCCGGGGAGTTGCTGAGCGATCGCACCGTCGACCAGGTGGTCGTGGTGGTCCCCACCGAACACCTCAAGACCCAGTGGTCGCAGGCCGCGAGCCGGGTCGGCATCGCGATCGACCCGAAATTCAGCAACTCGGCCGGCCAGACCTCGAGCGACTACCACGGCATCGCCGTCACCTACGCCCAGGTGGCCAGCCACCCGACCCGGCACCGGGTGCGCACCGAGAACCACCGGACCCTGGTCATCTTCGACGAGATCCACCACGGCGGTGACGCCAAGAGCTGGGGTGACGGCATCCGGGAGGCCTACAGCGATGCCACCCACCGGCTGGCCCTGACCGGTACCCCGTTCCGCAGCGACGACAGCCCGATCCCGTTCGTCACCTACGAGACCGACGGCGCCGGTTTCCAGCGCTCACAGGCCGACCACGTCTACGGCTACGCCGACGCGCTGGCCGACGGCGTCGTGCGCCCGGTCGTGTTCATGGCCTACTCGGGTGAGGCCCGGTGGCGGGACAGCGCCGGCGAGGAACACGCGGCCCGGCTCGGGGAACCGCTGACCGCCGAGCAGACCGCGCGGGCCTGGCGCACCGCGCTGAACCCCGCCGGCGAGTGGATGCCCGCGGTGATCGCCGCCGCCGACACCCGGCTGCAGCAGAAGCGTCAGCACGTGCCCGACGCCGGCGGCATGATCATCGCCACCGACCAGACCGCGGCCCGCGCCTACGCCAAGCTGCTCACCACCATCACCGGCGAGGAGCCGACCGTGGTGCTGTCCGACGACCCGACGGCCTCGAACAAGATCTCGCAGTTCTCCGAATCCACCAGCCGGTGGATGGTGGCGGTGCGGATGGTGTCCGAGGGTGTCGACGTGCCGCGGCTGGCGGTCGGCGTGTACGCCACCAGCGCTTCCACACCGCTGTTCTTCGCGCAGGCCATCGGCCGGTTCGTCCGCAGCCGCCGCCCCGGTGAGACGGCGAGCATCTTCCTGCCCTCGGTGCCCAACCTGCTGCAGCTGGCCTCCGAGATGGAGGAGCAGCGCAACCACGTGCTGGGCAAGCCGCACCGGGAGAAGGACGGCCTGGACGACGAACTGCTCGAAGACGCCGAGAAGCGCAAGGACGAGAAGTCGGACCTGGACCGGGGTTTCGAGTACCTCGGGGCCGAGGCCGAGCTCGACCAGGTGATCTTCGAGGGCTCCTCGTTCGGCACGTCCACCCCGGCCGGCAGCGAGGAGGAGGCCGACTATCTCGGCATCCCCGGGCTGCTGGACACCGATCAGATGCGCGATCTGCTGCGCCGCCGCCAGGACGAGCAGTTGCAGAAGCGCACAGCTTCGGGTGCACCGCCCCCGCAGACCACCCACAATCAGTTGCGGGACCTGCGCCGCGAGCTCAACGTGCTGGTGTCGGCCCTGCACCACCGCACCGGGCGGCCGCACGGCTGGATCCACAACGAGCTGCGCCGCCGCCGCGGCGGCCCGCCGGTCGCGGCGGCCACCCGCGAACAGCTGCAGGAACGCATCGACGCGGTGCGCGAGATGCAGCGCGAACTGTCGGGCGGTTAG
- a CDS encoding polysaccharide deacetylase family protein, translating to MTRRMFLAAGSAAVAAGVCAPRAAAARVPGQWGMALPGIGTSFVPDGRQLALTFDACPGSGCDDALLDTLRRNQVPAVLFLNARWIDQHPDRAAELAADPLFEIGNHGLRHVPLSVTGRSAYGIPGTRSAAEVVDEVSAGRQKIIELTGKPPTWFRPGTAHYDDVAVSMVHDLGERPLGFTVNGDAGATLPAAKVRANVLGAAPGSIVISHMNHPEGGTAAGYAAAIPQLRAAGWEFVPLRDRVVQ from the coding sequence ATGACCAGGCGGATGTTCCTGGCGGCCGGGTCCGCCGCGGTCGCTGCGGGGGTGTGCGCACCGCGGGCGGCGGCCGCCCGCGTGCCCGGCCAGTGGGGGATGGCGCTGCCGGGGATCGGCACCTCGTTCGTGCCCGACGGGCGCCAGCTGGCCCTGACGTTCGACGCCTGCCCGGGCAGCGGCTGCGACGACGCCCTGCTGGACACGTTGCGACGCAACCAGGTGCCGGCGGTGCTGTTCCTGAACGCCAGGTGGATCGACCAGCACCCCGACCGGGCCGCGGAACTGGCCGCCGACCCGTTGTTCGAGATCGGCAATCACGGCCTCCGGCATGTGCCGCTGTCGGTGACCGGCCGCTCGGCGTACGGCATCCCCGGCACCCGCTCGGCCGCCGAGGTGGTCGACGAGGTCTCGGCCGGCAGGCAGAAGATCATCGAGCTGACCGGCAAGCCGCCCACCTGGTTCCGGCCCGGCACCGCCCACTACGACGACGTCGCGGTGTCGATGGTGCACGACCTCGGCGAGCGACCGCTGGGCTTCACGGTCAACGGCGACGCCGGGGCGACGCTGCCCGCGGCGAAGGTGCGAGCCAACGTGCTGGGCGCCGCCCCGGGGTCGATCGTCATCTCCCATATGAACCACCCCGAGGGCGGCACGGCCGCCGGGTATGCCGCGGCGATCCCGCAGTTACGCGCGGCCGGATGGGAGTTCGTCCCATTGCGTGACCGGGTCGTCCAGTGA